A window from Ictalurus punctatus breed USDA103 unplaced genomic scaffold, Coco_2.0 Super-Scaffold_100046, whole genome shotgun sequence encodes these proteins:
- the LOC128630011 gene encoding histone H3, with protein sequence MARTKQTARKSTGGKAPRKQLATKAARKSAPATGGVKKPHRYRPGTVALREIRRYQKSTELLIRKLPFQRLVREIAQDFKTDLRFQSSAVMALQEASEAYLVGLFEDTNLCAIHAKRVTIMPKDIQLARRIRGERA encoded by the coding sequence AtggcaagaaccaagcagaccgCCCGTAAGTCCACCGGTGGCAAAGCGCCAAGGAAGCAGCTCGCTACTAAGGCTGCTCGCAAGAGTGCGCCGGCTACCGGCGGCGTGAAGAAGCCTCACCGTTACAGGCCCGGCACCGTGGCTCTGAGGGAGATCCGTCGTTATCAGAAGTCTACTGAGCTGCTCATCCGCAAGCTGCCCTTCCAGCGCCTGGTGAGAGAAATCGCTCAGGACTTCAAGACCGACTTGCGTTTCCAGAGCTCGGCCGTCATGGCCCTGCAGGAGGCGAGCGAGGCATACCTGGTCGGTCTGTTCGAGGACACCAACCTGTGCGCTATCCacgccaagagagtgaccatcatgcccaaggatattcagctggcccgccgtattcgcggagaacgcgcttaa
- the LOC128629994 gene encoding histone H1-like — translation MAEVAPAPAAAPAKAPKKKAASRAKKAGPSVGELIVKAVSSSKERSGVSLAALKKALAAGGYDVEKNNSRVKIAVKGLVTKGTLVQTKGTGASGSFKLNKKQTESKKPVKKAAPKAKKPAAKKPAATKKPKKVAAKKPAAAAKKSPKKAKKPTAAAKKATKSPKKAKKPATPKKAAKSPKKAKAVKPKTTKPKAGKAKKAAPKKK, via the coding sequence ATGGCAGAAGTCGCACCCGCTCCCGCCGCCGCGCCGGCTAAAGCGCCCAAGAAGAAAGCAGCTTCGAGAGCAAAAAAAGCCGGCCCTAGCGTCGGCGAGCTGATCGTCAAAGCCGTTTCCTCGTCTAAGGAGAGGAGCGGCGTGTCTCTCGCTGCTCTGAAGAAAGCGCTGGCTGCCGGCGGATACGATGTGGAGAAGAACAACTCCCGCGTCAAGATCGCTGTTAAGGGTCTCGTGACTAAAGGCActctggtgcagaccaaagggaCCGGCGCGTCTGGCTCTTTCAAGCTGAACAAGAAGCAGACCGAATCCAAGAAGCCCGTGAAGAAAGCCGCGCCCAAAGCGAAAAAGCCCGCCGCCAAAAAGCCCGCCGCTACTAAGAAGCCCAAGAAGGTAGCGGCCAAGAAACCCGCCGCCGCGGCCAAGAAGTCTCCTAAGAAGGCGAAGAAGCCCACAGCCGCCGCAAAGAAAGCCACCAAGAGCCCGAAGAAGGCGAAAAAGCCCGCGACCCCTAAAAAGGCAGCCAAGAGCCCCAAGAAAGCGAAAGCTGTCAAGCCCAAGACCACAAAGCCTAAAGCGGGAAAGGCGAAGAAGGCAGCACccaaaaagaagtaa
- the LOC128630016 gene encoding histone H2A: MSGRGKTGGKARAKAKTRSSRAGLQFPVGRVHRLLRKGNYAERVGAGAPVYLAAVLEYLTAEILELAGNAARDNKKTRIIPRHLQLAVRNDEELNKLLGGVTIAQGGVLPNIQAVLLPKKTEKAVKTK, encoded by the coding sequence ATGagtggcagaggaaaaaccggcgGAAAGGCTAGAGCTAAAGCCAAGACTCGTTCATCCAgggctggacttcagttccccgtGGGACGTGTGCACAGGCTTCTGCGTAAAGGCAACTATGCCGAGCGCGTCGGTGCTGGCGCTCCGGTCTACCTGGCCGCAGTGTTGGAGTATCTGACCGCTGAGATCCTGGAGTTGGCCGGTAACGCCGCCCGTGATAATAAGAAGACTCGTATCATTCCCCGCCACTTGCAGCTCGCCGTGCGTAACGACGAGGAGCTGAACAAACTGCTTGGCGGAGTAACCATCGCTCAAGGTGGTGTGCTACCCAACATTCAGGCTGTGCTTCTGCCTAAAAAGACCGAGAAGGCCGTCAAGACCAAGTAA